The following is a genomic window from Homalodisca vitripennis isolate AUS2020 chromosome 5, UT_GWSS_2.1, whole genome shotgun sequence.
TTTAtacatgatattaaaattaatctcaTAGCACTTTAAACTAGGTAGTATACCAATAGTTTAATCCGTAACATCCTTGTGTAGCCAGATGTTGTACATATGGTAGTACATTGTTTACACTCTTATTTGGTGGTCTCTCTTTGAAATCGGATTATTAAAGTTGACTCTTATTACGATATAAATTTCTGAAAATGACTATTTTCGAGTTTAAAATATGAATCGAAGTTTAGAAAAAAGTCTAAAACTACCTTAAGGAAGAGTATTATTTTCAGAGGACAAAATAATAAGAATAGAACTGCAATAATTGAATATCTTTCACCACATTACTGCCAGACTTACAGTACGATGTTCATAGCAAGGTGTAAATATCACTGCGCCTGCGCTTTAACTATGCAATAAGCAGTGCAGTTATGAAAGTACAATGAGAAAGTTCAACGTGAAGGCGCTGTTTCATCTATTATATTAGAATCTAAGAGAGacgataatttttattcttgaatgGTCTTTAAGTTGTAATATTGCTTGCAATGTAttcaaaaaattactatttaatagttgaaatatttatttaaaattttaatactgtatgtACTGTCAAGAATGAATACCATCGcttattaaatatattggttaaaaataagGAAGTCGGATGAAATCCAGGGTAACCATCTCAGAGGGAGAGGGGTTCTTTGTCAATGATTgcaaaaggaatttttatttagtttgaacattattgagttttaaaaattatttataacgttaaagaattaaaactgttATGTCTCTGTAACACATTCTCCTTTGCTGCTCGTATCATCTAAACACAGCGGAGAAGAAACTCCCAAATAAGTCCATACTAAACTGATTGTGTTTCTACAGTTTCTTTTTTGACATCAGCTCTGAAATGTACGATCTATCGgatatcttatttatttactgGACTTTCTGAGTCAATCCTGACCAGCCACACAATATGATTGTTTTCCCTGCATTGATCAGATATCACACACTTGTTTTCCTTAGTGTCTTAGTTCCTTTGTATCTAAATTCTGATATTTGACTTAAAGCAGGAATTTAGATTTTTGACTTGCCAcatgtaatttatgtttataaatgttcagttgtttacagaaaaaaaatattttgttgttttccgTATTACACTAACCTTGACAATTCTTCATCAATTAACTTTATTGACTACTTATTTGGCCATAAAAAGGGTACGGTGTAAAATGTGTGTGTTAAATGACTTTATCGCACCTATTTTATTCATCAAAACATTTGtcttttgtaaaagtttaaagttatgctttatattaaaatttgcataatGTAGCAAAATTGAGAGAAATCTTAATAACATTTCTTGCCGTGGGACGGGCTGTTAAGTTCTAATCAACATGTagattagtttaataattatgtttaaaaaggtGAAGTAAtagctatttaattttaacaatatacattattgCTGAAATTATGTAAACTTGGTGCTTGCATTTAAATAGCTCAATACTCTTCAGAGTTCACTTAATTGAAACCTTTGTTGGTAACTCTTAGTAATGTACcatcaaaatattttgatttgcatatttattttaaaaatatcttcagGTATATGCTAAAACGGGCatcatataaatgtttttcatgtTTAGAATAATgtgcattaaataataataaagtttaaaatgaattgtAAACGTAACCACTTTTAACAGGAGGCAAGACGCATCGTGATCGCGGAGATTCAGCACATCACATTCAACGAGTTCCTGCCCATCATCCTGGGCAAGGACGTCATGGAGAAGTTTGGCCTTATGCTGCAGAAGGAGGTGAGCAGAACGATCCTTAATGACATAAGACCAAATATTTAACGAATTGCTTATATTTcaagtattagaatatgaaaacaattATAGCTAAATAAAGACATTATGTGTAAAGACAATGCTTCAAACCCTtgtgttcatttaaaaatatacaaagaaagGACTTTATACTCATCTCAAAATGCAGCgcttattaaaatgtacaataatacctCTCCGATaactaataaaagtgtttaaCTACCACATTTTTCCTTTCAGTTGCACTACAAtccgtaatattttattttctaagaccATTCATTAAAGACTTCTTTTAAGATTCAAGAAAGGCTCCAGTTTGCCTTCTTCATAATACAACGTCTGGCATCTGATGCTTCTACAGTATTGTCTCCTGAAATCTGGAGCTATGTTCGTCAGAAAAGATTGAAACAAATCAAAGATGAAAAATCTCAGACCGAACAATTTACACCATTTCGAGAACAGAGACacctaaattacaaaatacaaaatgtagaGACAGTGAGAATGCCAACTTACCTGGGTTACACTATATTACTCAGAGTGTACTTACACCAATGCTTTTAGAGGTATAATACAACTCATTGCTAAACTAAAGttgtctgaaataaaaaaaataaaaataatttcagggCTACTGGGACGGCTACGATCCAAATGTGAACCCCAATATCATCGCCGCGTTCTCCGCTGCCGCCTTCAGGTTCGGGCACTCCCTGCTGCCCACCGCAGTTGAGAGGTGGAGTAAGGCACACAAGTTCATCTGTGAGTATGCTCAGTTGTGTCCCCTTACATTAGTGGGCTCGTCATTTAAATAAGCTAAGTTTAAAAGCGCTGAAGGGATGTAAGTGATTACTCAGCATTGagtgaagtgtattttatacTCTTACTAGTcagtacatttttcaaatagGTATTAATTACAAACAGTTTTGTGTGCAAAAGTGTTCAAGCTGAAGACGCTTAGTAGCATGTAAAGTTTACATATTTTCATCAAACCAAATAAGGAAAAACAAATTCAGAAACgaaaaactttagaaaatttaaaatattttttattttaaattctccaAACTCCCCAAAAGAACGCGTTTACTGAGAATTAAGTTACTTGATAATGTAAGTCATATATAGATATACAGTATTAAAAGTACTCAAAATGTTCTCTAAatctgataattttaaaacatttgtggCAGTATTAGTTTCTCCTCCAAATTAGTTAATAATGATATTCCTAGAAATTTTAAAGAGCCgacaaatacaaatcaaaaagtcAATAGTAGTATTTTAATGGATGCTTTGGACTGTACTCTacttttgggggttttaaataaataaaggaacaagaaatactataataattatgtaaattaatacagACTACATCTAGTGGGCTTATTACTTATTGAAGTAACGGATACgggttttaatttgttaaaagatATAAGTTGACTGAGTAAAATATCATTCagtaaaatattcctaaaatgtaaaactaaatttaacgtATGCCCTAGCTTCAAAGAGGCTGTCAGACCTGATTCGTCGGCCGTATGATCTGTACCGAGCTGGGGTGCTGGACGAGTACCTGATGGGACTGATGAACCAGGTGGCTCAGGCTATGGATGATTCAATAACACAAGAGGTGAGTACAAGGTGAAATACAATACTTAATCAATGGAGAAGATTGAGAATGGAACATTGGAGTTAACTCGTTTCGAGGGTTACTGTGATCTTACAAATCCAATGCTGAAACTCGGAAGATAAATTTCTCTCCAATCCGGTTTTTAGTaatccaaatattattatatcttttcATGTCCCCATTATCGTGTAAAAACGATCGTCAAAACGATATAGGCTACAGCGTTGCCTTAGTTCACATCTAAGATTTTTCATATTCTCTATCTCTCGTTTTCCGAATAAAAACTGTGTTACTTTCGGTGCAAAAACTATTTTCTaggattttaaatgttgtaaagttctgttttaattatttttagtaaacaaatagtAACACATTTCCTAACAATGAAAAAAACATGGGAATCGTGTTGTAAAAGTaatgtactttataaaaaaccgttATTGAGTTTTATCAACGCCGGCTTTGTTGacgtaaaacatttatttttaataataattgaaaaattgtattcatcgttATACATTTAAGGATtagtaagaacagtttgtataaaataattctgttaCTCATTAGTAATTGCAGTTTACTCAATAGTACAAACTGTTAAACCTTAAAGTGATAATGTCTTGTACACGGCTGTCACAAAACATTACgctattatgaaaaataatactgtatgATTAAATAATCAAGTCAACGCTACGCAGAGGCTggtaaaacatgaaaaatacttGAAGTGTGttctattattttcataatttttttctgattttgttAATATCGATTTCTAGTAACTATCTCAGAGAGGGGTTCTTTATATACGTTATCAAAAGGAATCTTTATTTCTTCGAaatattatcatgttttaaagggtttttatatTATGCTGGgcattaaagaattaaaagtaaatttgtaattttccttGTTCATTATATCGTCGATAAAGAGGTGTTTTGCTCATATTACAGctgtgtatattaattatatgcaTAATAAATGCaaaacagtttcgaaaaaagtgGAGAAATCAACTTAGTTTTAAAAGAGAACAGAAAACACGTAGTACATAACATCTATATTTTGGAAGTTATTTTTCTGACAGGAGATTTAGGTATACGTCTCCGCAGATACATGTCCTCTCCAGTCTCTTCGCAGGCTCCAGGAGCTACGCTGTACGCTGTATGGGAATTTGACAATTTCTTAGCAGCAATCGCCGAGTAAGTGGAACGGGACCCAATGCTGACTTTTGATTCCGGCTggaaatttttgtttctttttaagaCCTTGCAGGCAGATTCTGTACTTCGCTGTTTAATGGGTGTCTTTGATTGTGTGAGTCTGCTTGGGGGTTGAGTAATCTTGCAGGTTCGTAGTTCAGTATCTGAGGGCTTGCTTTCTCTCAAGTCATCAGTTGAAGTTGAAGAGTCCGCCAAACACGATTTTGAGGTTTTGTTGGAGACACACACCCTACAGATGCAGAATGATTTACAAACGGAATGATCTTCAGAGAGACCCTCCATATTTGTAGCATGTTTACTCTCCAGTTGGTCTTTCATGTTCCTGATCAGAGACTCTATATAATTTTGCAGTCTCACTTCCTCGGCAGTCTTCTGCAAATGGGAATTTTGATTGTCGTTCACCTGGCAGTCACCTACAACCGACTCTTTTTGAGGATCCTTTTGAGAAAGTGAAATTTCGCCTCTATTGTCCTGTCCATCGTTCCtcgaaataataaaattcatcaaaGTTTGCTTTTCCGCTCTCTTTTTCTGCTCTTCATTTTTCAGCATCGTATTGAATTTGGAACAGTCCGGGTCTGGAAGATCAATGTAGATCAATGTACTGGAATTCTCTCGTTCCACAGTTTTACCAGATCCCTTATAAACAGAAGAGGCGTTATCAGAGCTATACACTTTTGTATATCCCTTTTTCAACTGTTTATTCGAGGTGTTTTTTATCTCCTTACGTACAATTCCAGCCAGTGGCCGTACTCTCCTGGCAGGGATGTCTTCCTGAGAGGTGTTAATATTGACTTTCGTTTTGCTCTTTTTAATTTCAACGTCAATGTTGACTTTTTGGTCGTTATCAGCGTCACTAACCATCAACCGACTCGTCATGCTGTTCAATACGGTCCCGATGTTGTTTACGTCTATCTTCCCTTTCTCTACAACAGCACGGCTAAGCACTTCCTTCACAGTGTGCATCACTCTGCTCTCAATGTTTCGCGTGTCATCATCCTTCTTAGTCGAGTCCGCCGTCTTCGGTCTGGTTCTCAGATACGGGTGATGACGCATTGAGGCATCTT
Proteins encoded in this region:
- the LOC124362902 gene encoding uncharacterized protein LOC124362902; translated protein: MFGQAYTVTSPDQSTVSSRFQNINKRTTMSRPRSPSSSPTRSVPNRNSSTSTDKSLSEKYTNRAYNRQPSPMGRYQSPDVWRKEQTTNSAQQRCHSVVADQIKGKTPVATQKRLVEESRSDVLKKRPVLEVECQDASMRHHPYLRTRPKTADSTKKDDDTRNIESRVMHTVKEVLSRAVVEKGKIDVNNIGTVLNSMTSRLMVSDADNDQKVNIDVEIKKSKTKVNINTSQEDIPARRVRPLAGIVRKEIKNTSNKQLKKGYTKVYSSDNASSVYKGSGKTVERENSSTLIYIDLPDPDCSKFNTMLKNEEQKKRAEKQTLMNFIISRNDGQDNRGEISLSQKDPQKESVVGDCQVNDNQNSHLQKTAEEVRLQNYIESLIRNMKDQLESKHATNMEGLSEDHSVCKSFCICRVCVSNKTSKSCLADSSTSTDDLRESKPSDTELRTCKITQPPSRLTQSKTPIKQRSTESACKVLKRNKNFQPESKVSIGSRSTYSAIAAKKLSNSHTAYSVAPGACEETGEDMYLRRRIPKSPVRKITSKI